One part of the Salvelinus sp. IW2-2015 linkage group LG28, ASM291031v2, whole genome shotgun sequence genome encodes these proteins:
- the LOC139023196 gene encoding putative proline-rich protein 21, which yields MPHNASISLHASNAHHTSIPSSSMPPYQSMPPCLHNLHTIPLPPYLHLVSMPPCLHTSMPPYLVHVPPSSIPPCLSITSMPPYSMPPYLHAPTPSIPPCLHAYHTSNLHASINLPYLHASMPSHSPCLHTSMPPYLMPPCLHTSMPPYLLTPYLHTSMPPCPFPYLHTSMPPCLHASIPPYLHVLHTLHASIPPVLLYLHAPCLHTSMPSIPPYLHALIPHTSMLPNASMSPYLHASMASYSIRSMPPCLHTSMPPYPLMSIPPYLHASILHVTYVHTSMPPCLHVFHTSIPPMPPILHTSIPPYLQAPCLHRPPYLHTSMLSTSHASMPP from the coding sequence ATGCCTCACAATGCCTCCATATCCCTCCATGCCTCCAATGCCCACCATACCTCCATAccttcctcctccatgcctccataccaGTCCATGCCTCCATGTCTCCATAACCTCCATACCATTCCATTGCCTCCATACCTCCATCTCGTATCCATGCCTCCATgtctccatacctccatgcctccatacctTGTCCATGTTCCTCCatcctccatacctccatgccttTCCAttacctccatgcctccatactccatgcctccatacctccatgcaCCCACGCCAtccatacctccatgcctccatgcctACCATACCTCCAACCTCCATGCCTCCATAAACCTCccatacctccatgcctccatgccaTCCCATTCTCcatgcctccatacctccatgcctccatacctcatgcctccatgcctccatacctccatgcctccatacctcctaactccatacctccatacctccatgcctccatgtcCATTcccatacctccatacctccatgcctccatgcctccatgcctccatacctccatacctccatgtcCTCCATACACTCCATGCCTCCATACCTCCTGTCCTCCTATACCTCCATGCTCcatgcctccatacctccatgccaTCCATACCACCATACCTCCATGCCCTCATACCTCATACCTCCATGCTGCCAAATGCCTCCATgtctccatacctccatgcctccatggCCTCATACTCCATACGCTCcatgcctccatgcctccatacctccatgcctccatacccTCTTATGtccatacctccatacctccatgcctccatactCCATGTCACCTATGtccatacctccatgcctccatgcctccatgtcttccatacctccatacctccaaTGCCTCCAATCCTCCATACCTCCATTCCTCCATACCTCCAAGCTCCATGCCTCCATagacctccatacctccatacctccatgctcAGTACCTCGcatgcctccatgcctccatag